From a single Brassica oleracea var. oleracea cultivar TO1000 chromosome C5, BOL, whole genome shotgun sequence genomic region:
- the LOC106295063 gene encoding phosphoglycerate mutase-like protein AT74H, whose protein sequence is MGTDKKMLPKRIILMRHGESAGNIDQGAYATTPDHKIPLTEEGRAQAREAGRKMRALISAQSGGACGENWRVYFYVSPYERTRTTLREVGKAFSRRRVIGVREECRIREQDFGNFQVEERMRVVKETRERFGRFFYRFPEGESASDVYDRVSSFLESLWRDVDMNRHQVDPSSELNLVIVSHGLTSRVFLMKWFKWTVEEFERLNNLGNCEFRVMELGAGGEYTFGIHHTEEEMLAWGMSKGMIDDQMVRVNGSRETLNDCCTLQLDEYLDLLDVTDDEE, encoded by the exons ATGGGGACCGACAAAAAGATGCTTCCAAAACGCATCATACTCATGCGCCACGGCGAGTCAGCCGGCAACATCGACCAAGGGGCTTACGCAACCACGCCCGACCACAAGATCCCTCTGACCGAAGAAGGACGAGCGCAGGCACGTGAGGCCGGTAGGAAGATGAGAGCCCTGATCTCAGCTCAAAGCGGCGGCGCGTGCGGAGAGAATTGGCGCGTATACTTTTACGTGTCCCCGTACGAGAGGACGAGGACAACGCTGAGGGAAGTAGGGAAAGCGTTCTCGAGGCGGCGCGTGATAGGAGTGAGGGAGGAGTGTAGGATCAGAGAACAAGATTTTGGGAATTTTCAAGTGGAAGAGAGGATGAGAGTTGTCAAGGAGACGAGGGAACGTTTTGGAAGATTCTTTTACCGTTTCCCGGAGGGTGAATCTGCTTCCGACGTCTATGATCGTGTTTCAA GTTTCTTGGAGTCTTTGTGGAGAGACGTGGACATGAATAGGCATCAAGTGGATCCATCCAGTGAATTAAACCTAGTGATCGTATCCCATGGGCTGACATCTCGTGTGTTTCTAATGAAATGGTTCAAGTGGACGGTGGAAGAGTTCGAGCGGTTGAACAACTTAGGGAACTGCGAATTCAGAGTGATGGAGTTAGGTGCGGGAGGAGAGTACACTTTTGGGATACACCACACTGAAGAAGAGATGTTGGCTTGGGGCATGTCTAAAGGTATGATTGATGATCAAATGGTTCGTGTTAATGGTTCTCGTGAAACATTGAACGATTGTTGTACATTGCAACTCGACGAGTATTTGGATTTGTTAGATGTGACTGACGACGAAGAATGA
- the LOC106295064 gene encoding nuclear transcription factor Y subunit C-9-like, which produces MDQQEHGQSGAMNYGTNPYQTNPMTTTAAGSVGPAAPQGQLAFHQIHQQQQQQQLTQQLQVFWENQFKEIEKTTDFKNHSLPLARIKKIMKADEDVRMISAEAPVVFARACEMFILELTLRSWNHTEENKRRTLQKNDIAAAVTRTDIFDFLVDIVPREDLRDEVLGRGTAPEAAAAGYPYGYLPPGTGPIGNPGMVMGNPGGAYPPNPYMGQPMWQQQQGPDQTDPEN; this is translated from the coding sequence ATGGATCAACAAGAGCATGGACAGTCAGGAGCCATGAACTACGGCACAAACCCATACCAAACCAATCCCATGACAACCACTGCAGCCGGGAGCGTGGGGCCAGCAGCACCACAAGGCCAGCTGGCCTTCCACCAGATCCACCAACAGCAGCAGCAGCAACAGCTGACTCAGCAGCTTCAAGTCTTCTGGGAGAACCAATTCAAAGAGATTGAGAAAACAACCGATTTCAAGAACCACAGCCTTCCCCTAGCGAGGATCAAGAAAATCATGAAAGCCGACGAGGACGTCCGCATGATCTCTGCCGAGGCTCCCGTTGTGTTTGCAAGGGCCTGCGAGATGTTCATCTTGGAGCTGACGCTAAGGTCGTGGAACCACACGGAGGAGAACAAGAGGAGGACGCTTCAGAAGAATGATATAGCAGCTGCTGTGACTAGAACCGATATTTTTGATTTCCTTGTGGATATTGTTCCTAGGGAGGATCTTAGGGATGAGGTCTTGGGAAGAGGGACTGCTCCTGAGGCTGCTGCTGCTGGTTACCCGTATGGATACTTGCCTCCGGGAACTGGACCTATAGGGAACCCGGGAATGGTTATGGGTAACCCCGGTGGTGCATACCCACCTAACCCGTATATGGGTCAACCCATGTGGCAGCAGCAACAGGGACCTGACCAAACTGACCCGGAAAATTAG